The Lentisphaera araneosa HTCC2155 genome has a window encoding:
- the gyrB gene encoding DNA topoisomerase (ATP-hydrolyzing) subunit B — protein sequence MSEEQENQAGEYGADSISVMKGLEAVRKRPSMYIGDTNERGLHHLVYEVVDNSIDEALAGHCNNITVKLHIDNSVTVVDDGRGIPVNIHEEEGIPAVELVLTKLHAGGKFDKDSYKVSGGLHGVGVSCVNALSEWMEVKVHRDETLHFIRFERGLTETSLKTIGHTNITGTEVIFKPDFEIFTETLIYKWDILAKRLRELAFLNPGITINFIDERAEDGERRETFYFPGGIGEFVKHLNDGKTVVTDTVTFSTEKDGVTADVSFQYHDGFQENIYSYCNNIHTIEGGTHLAGFQTALTASINSYMKNDSKFKNEKNVSGTDVREGLTAIISVKVPEPQFEGQTKTKLGNNEVRSIVRAIVSTSFNEFLEENPKAAKVVVEKALLANRASAAALRARQLIRKDNVLEGFADAGKLSGCSSKNPDECEIFIVEGDSAGGSAKQGRNSEVQAILPLRGKLINVEKARIDKVFANTEIGSLISAIGCGVGNEFDVEKIRYKKIVIMTDADVDGSHIMTLLLTFFFRQMKPLIEAGYIYVAQPPLYKVVRRKREEYIKNDAMLNNFLLELGVDGITLENKLAGNTLSPRETNEILALIKRTLAVGKGLENHGVTLETYLQHVLEDGSLPIARVGVREDDGTYSIYFPTSQEELAQIIDDATERLKPVITFVDTDAESETIEGEEVLEGELVEEEAEEVGIHPSIEVNELHEKTLIEEIREKLETVSLTLQHFLEPEDALAEPIFNLTDGNNDTPIFTLIQLFEAIKDEGSQGLKLQRYKGLGEMNADQLWETTMDPTRRDLLQVTMEDAVEAERMFSLLMGDVVEPRRHFIEKYSTTLKELDV from the coding sequence ATGTCTGAAGAGCAAGAAAACCAAGCAGGTGAATACGGCGCTGATAGTATCTCGGTAATGAAGGGCCTAGAAGCCGTTCGTAAACGCCCAAGCATGTACATCGGCGACACCAATGAACGCGGACTTCACCACTTAGTATACGAAGTTGTTGACAACAGTATTGACGAAGCCTTAGCTGGACACTGTAACAACATCACTGTCAAACTTCACATCGACAACAGCGTCACGGTCGTCGATGATGGCCGCGGCATCCCTGTCAACATTCATGAAGAAGAAGGTATCCCCGCTGTCGAGCTCGTACTTACTAAGCTTCACGCTGGTGGTAAGTTTGACAAAGATTCATACAAAGTATCAGGCGGCCTTCACGGTGTTGGTGTTTCTTGTGTAAATGCTCTTTCAGAATGGATGGAAGTTAAAGTTCATCGCGATGAGACTCTTCACTTCATTCGCTTTGAACGCGGCCTTACTGAAACTTCGCTCAAAACTATTGGTCACACCAATATCACGGGCACCGAAGTCATCTTCAAACCCGACTTTGAGATCTTCACTGAGACCCTAATTTACAAATGGGACATCCTTGCTAAACGCCTTCGCGAACTCGCCTTCCTCAACCCCGGCATCACGATCAACTTCATTGATGAGCGTGCCGAAGACGGTGAACGTCGCGAGACTTTCTACTTCCCAGGTGGCATTGGCGAATTTGTAAAACACCTCAATGACGGCAAAACTGTCGTTACTGACACAGTTACTTTCTCAACTGAAAAAGATGGCGTCACTGCCGACGTCTCCTTTCAATATCACGATGGCTTCCAAGAAAATATTTATTCTTACTGTAATAACATCCATACGATTGAAGGCGGGACTCACTTAGCTGGTTTCCAAACAGCCTTGACTGCCTCAATCAATTCCTACATGAAGAATGATTCCAAGTTCAAGAATGAGAAAAATGTCTCTGGCACTGACGTACGCGAAGGCTTAACTGCGATTATCTCGGTTAAAGTTCCTGAACCACAATTCGAGGGTCAGACTAAAACTAAACTCGGTAATAACGAAGTCCGTTCAATCGTACGCGCTATCGTAAGCACTAGTTTTAACGAGTTCTTAGAAGAGAACCCTAAAGCCGCAAAAGTCGTCGTTGAAAAAGCTCTCTTAGCTAACCGCGCTTCAGCCGCTGCTCTACGTGCTCGCCAATTGATTCGCAAAGACAACGTACTCGAAGGTTTTGCCGATGCAGGTAAACTCTCGGGTTGCTCAAGTAAAAACCCTGATGAGTGCGAAATCTTCATTGTGGAAGGTGACTCAGCCGGTGGTTCAGCTAAGCAAGGACGTAACTCCGAAGTCCAAGCCATCCTCCCCCTTCGTGGTAAACTCATCAACGTTGAAAAGGCACGTATCGACAAAGTTTTTGCCAACACGGAAATCGGTTCACTTATTAGCGCCATTGGCTGTGGTGTAGGCAATGAATTTGACGTCGAAAAAATCCGCTACAAAAAAATCGTTATCATGACGGATGCGGACGTCGATGGATCTCACATCATGACCCTGCTACTCACCTTCTTCTTCCGCCAAATGAAACCACTCATTGAAGCTGGTTACATTTACGTCGCTCAACCACCACTCTATAAAGTGGTTCGCCGTAAACGTGAAGAATACATCAAAAATGATGCGATGCTCAATAATTTCCTTCTTGAGCTCGGTGTCGATGGTATCACACTCGAAAACAAACTTGCGGGAAATACTCTTTCACCTCGTGAAACAAACGAAATTCTAGCACTTATCAAGCGTACACTTGCTGTTGGCAAAGGCCTCGAAAACCATGGTGTAACACTGGAAACTTACTTACAACATGTCCTCGAAGATGGATCCCTCCCCATTGCTCGCGTGGGCGTTCGTGAAGACGATGGCACATACTCCATCTACTTCCCAACGAGCCAAGAAGAGTTAGCTCAAATTATTGATGATGCTACTGAACGACTTAAACCAGTCATTACCTTTGTTGACACAGATGCTGAGTCCGAAACTATCGAAGGCGAAGAAGTTCTCGAAGGGGAACTTGTCGAAGAGGAAGCTGAAGAAGTCGGCATTCACCCCTCAATTGAAGTCAATGAACTTCACGAAAAAACTCTTATTGAAGAAATTCGTGAGAAACTTGAGACAGTCTCTCTCACGCTGCAGCATTTCCTTGAACCAGAAGATGCTCTCGCTGAGCCAATCTTCAACCTCACTGACGGCAACAACGATACGCCAATCTTCACTTTAATTCAGCTTTTTGAAGCCATTAAGGACGAAGGTTCGCAAGGACTCAAGCTCCAACGCTATAAAGGTCTTGGTGAGATGAACGCTGACCAACTATGGGAAACCACAATGGACCCCACTCGTCGCGACCTTCTACAAGTCACTATGGAAGATGCCGTAGAGGCCGAACGCATGTTCTCTCTTCTCATGGGTGATGTTGTTGAACCTCGTCGCCACTTCATCGAGAAGTACTCAACAACTCTTAAAGAATTGGATGTATAA